In Methylobacterium aquaticum, the following are encoded in one genomic region:
- a CDS encoding ABC transporter ATP-binding protein/permease — MHGLKQALLQIWRLAYPFYTTREVTTVRLWPLPAVQMQERWVALIMAAVVIGIEFAQVAINVRISYFNRDWFNAIQNKDAAAFWSLLFSVFCLWAAVYVASAIIQYVIQSFLRIRWRAWMTRHYVDRWLGNDTHYRMGFASAQADNPDQRIADDIDQFTQTTQSLAINVISTVSNLISFSVILWNISSAFTVPGTSWHVPGFLVWGALIYSGLVTWITHRIGRKLAGLNFEQQRREADFRFSLARLREYGEQVALLDGARAEKVSLGERFGALIRNFYAIVDRRKKLAAFTASYQQVNAVIPYVLVAPYYFAGQIPLGVMTQTAGAFARVEGAMSFFITFYVTLADYKAQVDRLTTFDAAMNRADAMAAGSALAVAPASGAGLHLKGLALDLPDGRRIAEAPALSFRPGETTLLTGPSGSGKSTLFRAIAGIWPFGEGSVTTPEGARLMLLPQRPYLPMGTLRAAATYPEPAGRHDDAAIRAALAAARLPHLADRLDEEAPWAQALSLGEQQRLAVARALLAKPDWLFLDEATAALDEPTEAALYRMLRQELPDTTLVSIGHRSTLTAFHDRRIDMTRREDGRFVPTDLAAAVPAE; from the coding sequence ATGCACGGCTTGAAGCAGGCCCTCCTGCAGATCTGGCGCCTGGCCTATCCCTTTTACACGACCCGCGAGGTCACGACGGTGCGGCTGTGGCCGCTGCCGGCGGTGCAGATGCAGGAACGCTGGGTCGCGCTCATCATGGCGGCCGTGGTGATCGGCATCGAGTTCGCCCAGGTGGCGATCAACGTGCGGATCTCGTACTTCAACCGCGACTGGTTCAACGCCATCCAGAACAAGGACGCGGCGGCGTTCTGGTCGCTGCTGTTCTCGGTGTTCTGCCTCTGGGCCGCGGTCTACGTGGCGAGCGCGATCATCCAGTACGTGATCCAGTCGTTCCTGCGCATCCGCTGGCGCGCCTGGATGACCCGGCACTACGTCGACCGCTGGCTCGGCAACGACACGCATTATCGCATGGGCTTTGCGAGCGCCCAGGCCGACAACCCCGACCAGCGCATCGCCGACGACATCGACCAGTTCACCCAGACGACGCAGTCGCTGGCCATCAACGTCATCTCGACCGTCTCGAACCTGATCTCGTTCTCGGTGATCCTGTGGAACATCTCCTCCGCCTTCACGGTGCCGGGGACGAGCTGGCACGTGCCGGGCTTCCTGGTCTGGGGTGCGCTGATCTACTCGGGCCTCGTCACCTGGATCACCCACCGCATCGGCCGGAAGCTCGCCGGGCTCAACTTCGAGCAGCAGCGCCGCGAGGCGGATTTCCGCTTCTCGCTCGCCCGCCTGCGCGAATATGGCGAGCAGGTGGCGCTCCTCGACGGCGCCCGGGCCGAGAAGGTCTCGCTCGGTGAGCGCTTCGGGGCGCTGATCCGGAACTTCTACGCCATCGTCGACCGCCGCAAGAAGCTCGCCGCCTTCACGGCCAGCTACCAGCAGGTCAACGCGGTGATCCCCTACGTCCTGGTCGCCCCCTACTACTTCGCCGGCCAGATCCCCCTCGGGGTGATGACGCAGACCGCCGGCGCGTTCGCGCGGGTCGAGGGCGCGATGTCGTTCTTCATCACGTTCTACGTGACTTTGGCCGACTACAAGGCGCAGGTCGACCGGCTCACCACCTTCGACGCGGCGATGAACCGGGCCGACGCGATGGCGGCGGGCAGCGCGCTGGCGGTAGCGCCGGCGAGCGGGGCGGGCCTCCACCTCAAGGGCCTCGCCCTCGACCTGCCGGACGGGCGCCGCATCGCCGAGGCGCCGGCCCTCTCCTTCCGTCCGGGCGAGACGACGCTGCTCACCGGTCCCTCGGGCTCGGGCAAGTCGACGCTGTTTCGTGCCATCGCGGGCATCTGGCCCTTCGGCGAGGGCTCGGTCACGACCCCGGAGGGCGCGCGCCTGATGCTGCTGCCGCAGCGGCCCTACCTGCCGATGGGGACCTTGCGCGCCGCCGCCACCTATCCGGAGCCCGCCGGGCGCCACGACGACGCGGCGATCCGGGCAGCCCTCGCGGCGGCGCGGCTGCCGCACCTGGCGGATCGCCTCGACGAGGAGGCGCCCTGGGCGCAGGCCCTGTCGCTCGGCGAGCAGCAGCGCCTCGCCGTCGCCCGGGCGCTCCTCGCCAAGCCCGACTGGCTCTTCCTCGACGAGGCCACCGCCGCCCTCGACGAGCCGACCGAGGCCGCGCTCTACCGCATGCTGCGCCAGGAACTTCCGGACACCACCCTCGTGTCGATCGGCCACCGCTCGACGCTGACCGCCTTCCACGACCGGCGGATCGACATGACCCGCCGCGAGGACGGCCGCTTCGTGCCCACCGACCTCGCCGCGGCGGTGCCGGCGGAGTAA